Proteins from one Paraburkholderia sp. BL10I2N1 genomic window:
- a CDS encoding amidase, giving the protein MATEFTPFPPLAQLAADLAAGRTTSRALVEAALDRIADPAGQGAIAFMHVDADSARAAADAHDRLRAAGTVLSPLAGIPVSVKDLFDIQGQVTRAGSRALENAAPAIADAVAVARLKRAGAVIVGRTNMSEFAFSGLGLNPHYGNPLSPYRRGVKGDERISGGSSSGAAASVADGMAAVALGTDTGGSIRIPAALCGLTGFKPTADRIPKQGGVPLSPTLDSFGPIGVSVACCALIDRVLAGLEPRIPAARPLEGVRLGVLTNHVTDGVEPAVAEAIDTALKHLEAAGAIVSEVRFAPLDRLPEINRFGFSPIEAYAWHRPLLEKHRDEYDPRVLARILKGQPASAADYLDLVAERNALLEAARALWQRFDAIVAPTVPVLPPRVADLEHDDDAFGRVNALILRNPSAFNFLDSCALSLPCHPRSSAPVGLMLAGAPHADDALLAIGRATEAVLNTIR; this is encoded by the coding sequence ATGGCCACCGAATTCACGCCCTTCCCGCCGCTCGCCCAACTCGCCGCCGATCTGGCCGCCGGACGCACCACCAGCCGCGCACTCGTCGAAGCCGCACTCGACAGGATCGCCGATCCGGCAGGCCAAGGCGCCATTGCCTTCATGCACGTCGATGCCGACAGCGCCCGCGCCGCTGCCGACGCGCACGACCGCCTGCGCGCCGCCGGCACCGTGCTGTCGCCGCTCGCCGGCATCCCCGTCTCGGTGAAGGACCTGTTCGACATTCAGGGCCAGGTGACGCGCGCCGGTTCACGCGCGCTCGAAAACGCCGCCCCGGCAATCGCCGATGCAGTGGCGGTCGCCCGGCTGAAGCGGGCGGGCGCAGTCATCGTCGGCCGCACCAACATGAGCGAATTTGCGTTCTCCGGTCTCGGCCTCAATCCGCATTACGGCAACCCGCTGTCGCCCTACCGGCGCGGGGTGAAAGGCGACGAACGCATCTCGGGCGGTTCGTCGTCGGGCGCGGCGGCGTCGGTTGCGGACGGCATGGCCGCGGTCGCGCTCGGCACGGACACCGGCGGCTCGATCCGCATTCCGGCTGCGCTCTGCGGCCTGACCGGCTTCAAGCCGACCGCCGACCGCATTCCAAAACAGGGCGGCGTGCCGCTCTCGCCGACGCTCGATTCGTTCGGCCCGATCGGCGTTTCGGTGGCGTGCTGCGCGCTGATCGACCGGGTGCTGGCCGGGCTCGAGCCGCGCATTCCAGCCGCGCGGCCGCTCGAAGGCGTGCGGCTCGGCGTGCTCACGAACCATGTCACGGACGGCGTGGAGCCCGCCGTGGCCGAGGCAATCGATACCGCGCTCAAGCATCTGGAAGCGGCCGGCGCGATTGTCAGCGAGGTTCGCTTCGCACCGCTCGACCGGCTGCCAGAGATTAACCGCTTCGGCTTTTCGCCGATCGAGGCCTATGCATGGCACCGTCCGTTGCTCGAGAAACACCGTGACGAGTACGACCCGCGCGTACTGGCGCGGATTCTCAAAGGCCAGCCAGCCAGCGCAGCCGACTATCTTGACCTCGTCGCCGAACGCAACGCGCTGCTCGAGGCTGCGCGCGCACTGTGGCAACGTTTCGACGCGATCGTCGCGCCGACGGTGCCGGTCTTGCCGCCGCGCGTCGCCGATCTGGAACACGACGACGACGCTTTCGGCCGGGTCAACGCATTGATCCTGCGGAATCCGAGCGCGTTCAATTTCCTCGATTCGTGCGCCCTGTCGCTGCCGTGCCATCCGCGCAGCAGTGCACCCGTCGGGCTGATGCTCGCCGGCGCGCCGCACGCTGACGATGCCCTGCTCGCCATCGGCCGGGCGACTGAAGCCGTCCTCAACACGATCCGCTAG
- a CDS encoding cation:proton antiporter: MHHGIGFIQDLAVVMAIAGVVTVLFHRLKQPVVLGYIAAGVIIGPYTPPFQLIHDEQTIQTLGELGVVFLMFSLGLEFSLRKLFRVGATAVVAALSEIVLMLWLGYEIGSAFGWNPMDSLFLGAILAVSSTTIIVKALSDLGLKRERFAQLVFGILIVEDILAIAMLVLLSGIAQTGQLSPGIAFITLGKLLLFMTVSLVVGILVVPRALNYVARSNSDEMLLVSVLGFCFGFCLLVVKLDYSIALGAFMIGAIMAESRHLHRIEHLIAPLRDAFSAIFFVTIGLMLNPAVLVDYAWPIAVITAAVVLGKIVSCGLGAFLAGRDGRTAMRVGMTVSQIGEFSFIIASLGLTLKVTSAFLYPIAVAVSALTTLFTPYLIRAADPLTRRLGAALPSTVVNVFGMYGQWLDSLRPESGGPTVFSITRHIVLQIAVNLALVAAIFLAASYGAPYAGAWLARWVPSEPIQHVVLWSAALVVSIPFLVAVYRKTKSLALLLAEVSVQPAKAGRFTSALRYAISDLVPVVSMIGVFLLVAALSGAILPPTGLLVAVLVCAALLVALLWRWCVKIHASMQIALRETLDEQPDP; the protein is encoded by the coding sequence ATGCATCACGGCATCGGCTTCATTCAGGACCTGGCGGTGGTGATGGCGATCGCGGGCGTCGTCACCGTGCTGTTTCATCGCCTGAAACAGCCGGTGGTGCTCGGATACATCGCAGCGGGCGTGATCATCGGGCCATACACGCCGCCGTTCCAGCTGATCCACGACGAGCAGACGATCCAGACCCTGGGCGAGCTCGGCGTGGTATTCCTGATGTTCTCGCTCGGGCTCGAGTTCAGTCTGCGCAAGCTTTTTCGCGTGGGGGCGACAGCGGTTGTCGCGGCCTTGTCCGAGATCGTCTTGATGCTGTGGCTGGGCTATGAAATCGGCAGCGCGTTCGGCTGGAACCCGATGGATTCGCTGTTCCTCGGCGCGATCCTCGCGGTATCGTCGACGACGATCATCGTCAAGGCGCTCTCGGATCTCGGTCTCAAGCGCGAGCGTTTCGCGCAGCTCGTCTTCGGCATCCTGATCGTCGAGGATATTCTCGCGATTGCGATGCTCGTCCTGCTCTCCGGCATCGCGCAGACGGGCCAGTTGAGCCCGGGCATCGCGTTCATCACGCTCGGCAAGCTGCTGCTGTTCATGACGGTGTCGTTAGTGGTCGGGATTCTCGTCGTACCGCGGGCGCTCAATTATGTCGCGCGTTCGAACAGCGACGAGATGCTGCTCGTGTCGGTGCTCGGCTTTTGCTTCGGCTTCTGTCTGCTCGTCGTGAAGCTCGACTACAGCATTGCGCTTGGCGCCTTCATGATCGGTGCGATCATGGCCGAGTCGCGTCATCTGCATCGCATCGAGCATCTGATCGCGCCGCTGCGCGATGCGTTCTCCGCGATTTTCTTCGTCACGATCGGGCTGATGCTGAATCCGGCCGTGCTGGTCGACTACGCATGGCCGATCGCCGTGATCACGGCCGCGGTAGTCCTGGGCAAAATCGTCTCGTGCGGGCTCGGCGCCTTTCTCGCCGGCAGGGACGGGCGCACGGCGATGCGGGTCGGCATGACCGTCTCGCAGATCGGCGAGTTCTCGTTCATCATCGCGTCGCTCGGCCTCACGCTGAAGGTGACGAGCGCGTTTCTCTATCCGATCGCGGTCGCCGTCTCGGCGCTCACGACACTCTTCACGCCCTACCTGATCCGCGCCGCAGACCCGCTGACGCGCCGCCTCGGCGCGGCGCTGCCGTCCACTGTCGTGAACGTCTTCGGCATGTACGGGCAATGGCTCGACAGCTTGCGGCCGGAGAGCGGCGGTCCGACCGTGTTCAGCATCACGCGACATATCGTCCTGCAGATCGCGGTGAATCTTGCGCTCGTCGCGGCGATCTTCCTGGCCGCTTCGTATGGCGCGCCGTATGCCGGGGCGTGGCTCGCGCGCTGGGTGCCATCCGAGCCGATCCAGCACGTCGTGCTGTGGAGCGCGGCGCTCGTCGTGTCGATACCGTTTCTTGTCGCGGTCTATCGCAAGACCAAGTCGCTTGCCTTGCTGCTCGCCGAAGTCAGCGTGCAGCCCGCGAAGGCGGGGCGCTTCACCAGTGCGCTTCGTTATGCGATCTCGGACCTCGTGCCGGTGGTCTCGATGATCGGCGTGTTTCTGCTCGTCGCGGCGCTCTCCGGCGCGATCCTGCCGCCGACTGGCCTGCTCGTCGCCGTGCTGGTCTGCGCGGCATTGCTGGTGGCGCTGCTGTGGCGCTGGTGCGTGAAGATCCACGCCTCGATGCAGATCGCGCTGCGCGAAACGCTCGACGAACAGCCCGACCCGTGA